The genomic window TCCTGGATCCGCGCCCCGCCTGCGTCGAACAGGCCGATGATCGGCGCGCCGGTGGTCAGGGCCATCTTCTGCAGCTTGACGATCTTGGCCGCATGGGCGCCCGAAAGGCTGCCGCCGAAGACGGTGAAGTCCTTGGAGAAGACATAGACCAGCCGTCCGCCGATGGTGCCGCGACCCGTCACCACCCCGTCGCCGGGGATGCGCTGGTCCTGCATGCCGAAGTCGTGGCTGCGGTGCTCGACGAACATGTCGGTCTCCTCGAAGGAGCCCTCGTCCAGCAGCACGTCGATGCGTTCGCGCGCCGTCAGCTTGCCCTTGGCGTGCTGGGCGGCGATACGCTTTTCCCCACCGCCCAGTTTGGCGGCGGCGCGGCGGCGCGCCAGTTCTTCAAGGATGGCTTGGCTCATGATGGATCTTCGCCTCTTGTTCGTTGAGAGAGGGGTGGCGCCTTCATCGCAAATAGGCAAACGCAACTTTGCAAAAAGTGTGGAACTGCGCGGGCTTGCAAAGGATGGCGATATGATCTGCAAAGTTGCGAATGGCTGAGAAGCTTTTCCTGGGCGCCAAACTGCGCAAGCTGCGCGAGGCGCGCGGCTGGACGCTGGAGGCCTGCGCCGAGCGGCTCGGCCTGTCGCCGTCCTATCTGTCGCAGATCGAGACCAACCAGCGCCCGGCGACCGCGCGCGTCCTGATCGCCCTGACGCGCGCTTTCCATGTGGACGCCAGCCTGTTCGACCTGGAGGGCGACGCCCGCCTGATCGCCGACTTGCGCGAGGCCACCACCGATATCGCAGGTCAGGCCGAGCCGCCCACGGCCGCAGAGCTGAAACAGGCCGTCGCCAACACCCCGCGTCTGGCCCGTCAGTTCCTAGCCCTGCACCAGACCTTCCGCCGCCTGGACGAACGGGTGAAGGCGCTGGACGACACCCTGGGCCGGGACGAACACGGCGCCAGCGTGGCCCTTTTGCCCTACGAAGAGGTGCGCGACTTCTTCCACTATCGTGACAACTACATCGACGCGCTGGACACCGCGGCCGAGGCGCTGGCGGCGACCCTGGTTCAGGACGGCCAGATTGAGCGGGCGCTGGAGGCCGCGCTGAGCCAGGCACACGGCGTCCGCGTCGCCTATGTCGCCGGTCAGGAGGCGCTGCGTCGCTACGATCCCGCCAGCCGCGTCCTGACGCTGGACGCCTGGCAGCCCGGCGCGACGCGGTCATTCCAGTTGGCGCACCAGCTGGCCCTGCTGTCCTTCCGCGACCTGATCGAGACTGAGTTGGACCAGGCCGCCTTCCGCACGGACGCCGCACGCGACGTGGCCCGGGTCGGTCTGGCCAACTATGCGGCGGGCGCGTTGCTCTTGCCCTATCGCGCCTTCCTGGAAGCCGCGCGCGAGGAGAAGCACGACATCGACCGTCTGCGTACCCGGTTCCAGGTCAGCTTCGAACAGGTCTGCCACCGGCTTTCGACCCTGCAACGGCCCGGCTGGCGCGGCGTGCCCTTCTATTTCGCTCGCGTGGACATGGCCGGCAACATCACCAAGCGCCACAGCGCCACCCGCTTCCAGTTCGCTCGCTTCGGCGGCGCCTGCCCGCTGTGGAACGTCCACGAAGCCTTCGCGGCGCCCGACCGGATCGGGGTGCAGCTGGCCGAGATGCCCGACGGATCGCGCTACATCTCCATCGCCCGCAGCGTGTCCAAGCCCAGCGGCTCCTACCTGGCCAACGACCGGCGCTACGCCCTGTCCTTGGGATGCGAGGTCGAACATGCAGGCGCCCTGGTCTATGCCGCCGGCCTCGATCTGAACGGCCCCGCCGCCCGGATCGGCGTCAGCTGCCGCATCTGCGAGCGCACCGACTGCACCCAGCGCGCCTTCCCACCCCTGGACCGGACCCTGCACGTCCCCGAGAACGAGCGTGGCGTGGTGCCCTATGTGCTGGATGGCCCGCGCCCGGACCGCTATTGATCGGGGCATGACCTCACACGCACCCATCGGCGTCGCCGTCGTCGGCTACGGCCTGGCGGGCCAGACCTTCCACGCCCCCCTGATCGCCGCGACCCCCGGCCTGCGCCTGGCCGCCGTCGTCTCGTCCCGGCCCGAAGCGGTCCACGCCGACCTGCCCGAGGTCGAGGTCCTGCCCGATCTGGACGCCGCCCTCGCCCGCGACGACATCGGCCTGATCGTCGTCGCCACCCCCGACGCCTTGCACGCCGAACAGTCGATCGCCGCGCTGAGGGCCGGCAAGTCGGTGGTGGTGGACAAGCCCTTCGCCGCCACCCTGGCCGACGCGCAAAGCGTCGCCGCCGTCGCGGCTTCATCGCCCGGCGTGTTCAGCGTCTTCCAGAACCGCCGATGGGACGCCGATTTCCTGACCCTGCGCCGCCTCATCGCAGAGGGCGAACTGGGCGAGATCGCCGTGTTCGAGAGCCACTACGACCGCTTTCGCCCGACCGTCACCGACCGCTGGAAGGACCAGCGCGACGGCGGCGTCTGGGCCGACCTGGGCCCACACCTGATCGACCAGGCCGTGCAGTTGTTCGGCCCGCCGCTGGCCATCTATGCCGACCTTCAGGCCCAGCGTGTCGGCGCCACGGCCATCGACTACGCACACGTTCTGCTGCGGTATGACCGGCTGCGGGTTATCCTGAACATGAGCCACCTCGCCGCTGAATCCAGCCTGCGCTACGTCGTCCACGGCACGGGCGGCAGCTTCATCAAACGCGGCCTCGACGCCCAGGAGAGCCAGTCCAAGGCCGGCCTGCGTCCCGGCGACGCCGAATGGGGCCTTGATCCTTTGCCCGGCATGCTGACGAAACAGACCGACGGCGAAACGGTCCGCACCACGCCGACGCCCGCACGCGGCGATTATCTCGCCTTCTACGCCGCCATGCGCGACGCGATCCTCGGCAAGGGACCGCCGCCCGTCCCCGCCGATCAGGCCTTGACCGTCATGCGCATCCTCGACGCCGGTCTGCGCAGCGCGGCGGAGCGTCGCGAGATCGCGCTCTAGCTCTTCTTGCGGCCCTTCGACGTCGCTGCTGGAGCGTGGGCCAGGCGCAGCAGATTGGCCGCGCCCGGCGCCCCGAACGGCGTGCCGGCCAGGATCAGGATGCGCTGGCCCGGCTCGGCCAGACCATATTTGACCGCGCTGTTGACGGCGTCGTCCGTCACGGCCTCCAGCGAGTCCGGCTGCTCGCCCAGACGCGGCTCAAGTCCCCAGACCAGGGCCAGCCGCCGCGCGGTGTTGGGATTGGGCGTCAGCACGAGGATCGGCTTCAGCGGCCGCTCGCGCGCCATCCGCCGCGCCGTGCCGCCCAGGGTCGTGAACACCACCAGACAGCCGGTCGAGGGCGCATTCGCCGCCATCCGCGCCGCCCCGACCAGGGCGTCCACATCGTGCTCGTCCATGCCGGCGTGTTCGGCGCCCATCAGGCTGGGCCACATCGGATCGCGTTCGACGCGCTCGATGATCCGGCTCATGATGCCCACGGATTCCAGCGGATAGTCGCCCGAAGCCGTCTCGGCCGACAGCATCAGGGCGTCCGCGCCCTCATAGACCGCATTGGCCACATCGGTCGCCTCGGCGCGGGTCGGGGCCGGGGCGCTGGTCATAGATTCCAGCATCTGGGTGGCGACGATCACAGGCACGCCGCGATTGCGGGCCGCGCGCACGATCTGCTTTTGCGCCACCGGCACATCTTCGGGATCCAGCTCGACGCCCAGATCGCCGCGCGCCACCATCACCCCGTCGCAATAGTCCAGGATGGCTTCCAGATCGGCCAGGGCCGCCGGCTTCTCGATCTTGGCGAGGCAGGCCGCCTGACCATTCACGATCCGCTTCAGCTCGGCCATGTCCTCGGGCTTCTGCACGAAGCTGAGCGCCACCCAGTCCACGCCCATCCGCAGGGCGAAGGCCAGATCTTCACGGTCCTTGGGCGTCAGGGCCGAGACCGGGATCACCGCCTCTGGCACCGCCACGCCCTTGCGGTCCGAAAGCTTCGAGCCGCTCTCGACCGTCACATCCGCCCACTCATCGGTCCGCTCGCCCACACGCAGCCGCACCCGGCCGTCGTCCAGCAGCAGCAGCATGCCCTTGCGCAGCGCCTTGAAGATTTCGGGATGCGGCATCTGCACCCGCGTCTCGTCGCCGGGCGTCGGGTCCAGATCGAAACGCATGGTGTGGCCCGGCTTGACCGAGATCTCGACGTCCTTGAAACGGCCCAAACGCAGCTTCGGCCCTTGAAGGTCGGCCAACACGCCCAGCGGACGCTGCAACGCCATTTCGGCGCCGCGCACCGCCTTCAACGCGGCGGCGTGATCCTCATGCGACCCGTGGCTGAAGTTCAGGCGGAAGACGTCCACCCCCGCCTGGGCCAGCGCCTTGACGGTGCTGGGCGCACGGCTGGCGGGTCCCAGGGTGGCGACGATGCGCGCGCGACGGGCTCGGTTCATGACGTTTCCTGTTGGCTCTCTCGGACGGCAAAACAGGGCCGCCTGGGCGATTTCGCCCTCTTCTGCCAACGAAACCCGCGCTGCGTAAGGCCGCCTTCCCCTCAGGAAACATGAGTTGACGGCCGGAAACAGGAGTTTATCTGGCCGCCGCCCCGCAGGCCGCCGCGGCAAACCCGTTCAGATCGATGCATCGGCCCTCCACCTGCGGCGCGGCGACGCCGATCACATGGGCGAGGGTCGGGGCGATATCGACGGTCCGGATCGGCAGGAACCGCTCCTCGGCCTTTGCGCCCGGCCACCAGAAGATGATCGGCACGCGTCGGTCATATTCCCACGGCGTGCCGTGTCCGGCCAGGGTCGAGCCGACGCGGGCGCCCGAGGTGGTGTTCTGGGTCCAGGCGAACTGGATGTCGGGCGATCGCTCGGCGACGGTCGACAACCGCATCCGCTCGCGCACCGTCATCATCTCGGGCTGACGGCTGTCCGGCAGAGGCTCGGCCAGCAGCCGGTCGCGCGTCTCGGCGAAAGCCACGTCCGGCAGGGCGCGCAGCATCTCGACCGCCGCCTCCGCCACCTGTGTCCGCAACGGATCGGGCAGCGACTTATGATCCGCATCGGCGACCATCCAGCCGCTTCCGCCGGACTGCAGCGGATCGGCGTCCAGATTGAAGCGCGCCTTCAACGCGGCGTTGACGCCCTTGATCGCATCGGTGTCGGCGCGGTGCGCCTGCGGATAGCCATTCTCGTGCAGCCGCTCAACGAAGTCCGAACCGCCGTGATCGGCCGTCAAGACCACCAGCGCGCCGCCCGGAACCTGGGCCAGCTTGTCCAGGAAGGCGCCCAGCGCCGCATCCAGCCGGTGCATCTGCTCGCACATCTCCGGCCCCTGGGTGCCGTACATATGGCCGATCCGATCGGTGGCCGACAGGCTGACGCCCAGCATGTCGGTCGCCGCCCCCTGCCCCAGCTTCTGGCTGTCCAGCAGATATTCCGCCGCCTTCAGCGTCTGCTCGTCCAGCAGAGGCGACGTATCGAACTTCAGCCCCGCAGGCGGCAGCACCGAATGGAATGTCTGGCCGCGAATAGTCCAGTCGCCCGCCAGCGCCCGGCAGTCCGCGTTCTGATAGTCCCAAGCCACCGGCGTCGCCGCCGTCCAGGCGTTGAAGTCGCGGTTGAACGCCGCGACCGCCGCCAGCTTCGCCTCGGCCGTCTGACCTGGCTCGACATAGGTCGTCAGTCCAAACCCGTCGGTGAACCAGAAGGCCTGCCCCTGATGACCGGCCAGATTGATCGCCCCGCGATCCTTGCCCGACACCGCCATGACCTTGCTGGCCGGACTGACGGCCTTAAGCCAGTCGCCCAGCGTCGTCGCGCGCAGCTGATCCGGTCCCACCGGCCCGTTGTCGGTGTCGTCTCGCCCGTGCGCCAGATGGTTCTGCGGCGCGGCCAGGCAATAGACCTCCTCGCCGGTCTTGCCGTCGATCCAGTCGTTGGCGGGAATGCCGGTCTCGGCCGGGTGCATACCGGTCAGAACGGTGGAGTGGCCAGGGCAGGTCTCGGTCAGACCGTGGGTCTGATAGCCGTTGATCGACACCAGTCCCTGGTCGGCCAACCGGCGCAGGCCGCCGCTGTAGCGGCTGCGATACTGGTTGAAGAGGTTGGCGCTGAACTGATCCACCACGATGGTCACGATCAGTTTTGGCGGCGTCAGGGCCGCAGCCGACGCCTGAGGCGCGGCGGTCTGAACCGTCGGCTGGGCGACCGGCGCGCCCGCACAGGCGGCGCCCGCGATCGACAAGGCGGCCAGACACGCGGCGGCGACGTGACGCGACAGGGACATGAACAACTCCAACAACAGCCGTGCGGCCTCTAGCTGTTGCGGATGGCGCCCGCGTGACAGCCCGGCTCGCTCCTAGTGCGATTCCTTGGACCGCAGGCGCGCGACCTGATGCAGGACCAGCACCACCACCCCGCCGACGATCAGCCCGATCACGGCCGAGGCCACCGCCGTCGTCAGCCAGCTCATCACGCCGGCCAACGGCCCGAACAGTTCGCCGACGGCATGCGACAGATGCTCGACGGGCACGGCCGGCCAGTGCAGCCCCAGCGTATGGGAACCATGCAGCAGAATGCCGCCGCCGACCCACAGCATGGCCGCCGTGCCGATCGCCGACAGGGCGCTCATCACCATCGGCATGCCCTTGACCAGACCCCGCCCCAAAGCGCGCACCCCGCCATTGGGCCGCTGAGCCAGATGCAGGCCGATGTCGTCCATCTTCACGATCAATCCGACCGCGCCATAGACGACGACGGTCATGGCGATGCCGACCACAGCCAGCACAGCGGCCTGGGTCAGGATCGGCTGCGCCGCGACATCGGCCAGGGCGATGGCCATGATCTCGGCAGACAGGATCAAATCGGTGCGCACCGCGCCCGACACCGTCGTCTTCTCCAGCGCCGCTGTATCGCGCGCGACCGGCGCGGCATCCTCATGCCCGCCATGCCCCATCGCCTCCAGCAACTTTTCCGCGCCCTCGAAACACAGATAGGTCCCGCCGCACATCAGTATCGGGGTGATGGCCCAAGGCGCGAAGGCGCTGAGCACCAGGGCCACCGGCAGGATGAAGATCAACTTGTTGCGAAACGATCCCAGCGCGATCTTGCTGATGATCGGCAGCTCGCGGCTGGGCGACAGGCCCATGACATAGCGCGGCGTCACCGCCGCGTCGTCCACCACCACGCCGGCGGCCTTGGTCGAGGCCTTGCCGGCTGCCGCGCCCACGTCATCCAGCGACGCGGCCGCCAGCTTTGCGATGCCGGCGACGTCGTCCAGCAGCGCGATCAGTCCAGACGGCATAGTCAGTCTTCCCGGCTGGGCGGCACATTGACGCCCTGCGATTTCAGATAGGATTTGATGTTGCGCGCGGCCTGGCGGATGCGCTGTTCGTTCTCGACCATGGCGATGCGCACGAAGCCCTCGCCGTTCTCGCCATAGCCCACACCCGCCGCCACCGCGACCTTTGCGTGGGTCAGCAACTGCTTGGAAAACTCCAGACTGCCCAAATGCTTCAGCGCCGGCGGCAAGGGCGCCCAGGCGAACATGGAAGCGGCCGGCTTGGGAATGTCCCAGCCCGCGCGGCCGAAACTCTCGACCAGCACATCGCGCCGGCGGTGATAGAGTTTGCGGTTCTGCTCGACGATGTCCTGCGGCCCGTTCAGCGCGGCGCACGCCGCCGCCTGGATCGGCGTGAAGGCGCCATAGTCGAGGTAGGATTTCACCCGCGTCATCGCCGCGATCAGCGTCTTGTTGCCGACCGCAAACCCCATGCGCCAGCCCGCCATGCTGTAGGTCTTGGACAGGGAGGTGAACTCGATCGCCACGTCCTTGGCCCCCGGCACCTGCAGGATCGAGACCGTCGGCTTGCCGTCGTAATAGAGCTCCGAATAGGCCAGATCGCTGATGATCCACAGGTCGTTCGCCTTGGCGAAGTCCACGACGCGTTCGTAGAAGGCCAGATCGACCGTCTCCGCCGTCGGGTTCGACGGATAGTTCATGACCAGGATCTTGGGCCGCGGCACGGTGAAGGCCATGGCCCGCTCCAGCGCCTCGAAATATTTCTCGTCCGGCGTGGTCGGCACGCTGCGGATCGCCGCCCCGGCGATGATGAAGCCGAAGGTGTGGATCGGATACGACGGATTGGGTGCCAGGATCACGTCGCCCGGCTCGGTGATGGCGGTGGCCAGGCTGGCCAACCCCTCCTTGGAGCCCATGGTGACGATCACCTCGGTCTCGGGATCCACATCGACGCCGAAGCGGCGGCCGTAATAGTTGGCCTGCGCGCGGCGCAGGCCGGGGATGCCGCGTGACGCCGAATAGCCGTGGGCGTCGGGCTTCCTGGCCACCTCGATCAGCTTGTCGATCACATGCTGCGGCGGCGGCAGGTCGGGATTGCCCATCCCCAGGTCGATCACGTCCTCGCCCGCCGCACGGGCGGCCGCGCGCATCGCATTGGTCTCGGCGATGACATAGGGCGGCAACCGCTTCATGCGGTAGAATTCTTCGGACATGACAGGCTCGTCGTTGGGATCTGCGGCCGTGGATCGACCGCCCTTAGCGCTTAGCGCGCCAGCGGCCTCGCGCAACAGCGTTGAAGGTCATTTTCACCCGTCAGGCGGACGAAATCTGTGCGTCGCGCAAAAACCTGGTCGAAAAGGCTGCCGTTCAGCGTCCTCAATAGCTCAACCGTAAACCGATGCTGAGCGTTCGCGGCGGGCCGTATCCGGCGACGCCCGTGCCCGTTTCCGAGACCTCGACATCCTCGTCGAACAGATTGTCCGCCGCCATCCAAAGAGTCGCGTTCCGCGTGAAGGCCCACTCCCCTCGCGCATCCAGCGTCACGGCGGCGTCCAGCACCCGGTTGTTCAGGTCGTCGTCGAACCGGCTCGATTCATAACGTGCCGCCAGCGCCAGGGTCAGTCGATCGGTCGCGCGCCAATCCAGCCCGGCCGTCGCGCTCCATTCCGGCGCCTGTGCGGGACGCAAGCCGGTCAGCTGCGCGGCGGACGATCCGCCGTCGATCTCGGCGTCGGTCCAGGACGCAGCGGCGTTCAGCGAAACGGCTGACGATAAGTCCAGCGCCCCCGTCAGTTCCACGCCCCAGGCGTCGATGGTCCCGGCGTTCTGGCGCTGGCGCAGCACGCCGCCTGCCGGCACGAACCCGGCGCGCGGGAAGGTCGCCGGCCCGGACCCGAGAGTCACATTGACGATGGCGTCCTCGATCTGGTTCCAAAACACAGATGCGCCCCAACGCACGCCCTCGCGCTCGAAGGCCAATCCCGTCTCCACGCCCTTCAGCGTTTCCGGCGTCAGGGCGGCGTTGGCCTCGGTGATGTCGTTGCCGACGCGGAACGGCCGATGCAGTTCGTTCAACGTGGCGGGCCTGAACCCGGAATAGGCCGCCGCCCGCGCCGCGTAGCCGCCGCCCAGATCACGCCGCACGGCCAGGCGCGCGCTGACCACCTCGCCCGACCGATCCGGGTCGCTCTCATTCAGCAGGACGGCGCCGGTCGCCAGCATGTTCTCCTGACGAAATCCGCCCGTATTCTCCCACCGATCCACCCGAACTCCGCCAGCCACCAGCCATTCGGCTGCGGTCCAGGACGCATCGACGTAGGCCCCGGCCACCGCCGTCTCCCCGCCTGCACGCCGAATGCGGGTGAAGCCCGCGCCGGTTGGATTGCTGAAAAGTTCGTTGGTCTCGCCGTCGTTGAAGCGCGCATCGGCGCCCAGTTCCCACTCCAGCCGTCCGCCCGCGAAATCCGCGATGCGACGGCGCAGCGCCGCGTTCAGTCCCCATCCCGTCGCGGGCGTCTTGAACTGGTTGTTGGCGGGCGTCGTGGTCGATCGATCGGCCGACACCGAGGCCGAACTGTTGGCCAGATTGGTGTCGATCCGCCACGTCTGCAGCCGCCAGCCATAGCCGTCGGCCGACGGCGCCTGCGCCGCCGTGGCGCTCAGGCTGTGCCCGCTGGCGTTGGCGCGCGTTCCGGCCAGACCCGATCCGCGATCGTCTTCCCAGGTCGCCGCCCGCACCGACAGCTTCGCCTGTCCCAAGGCCGTATCGACCCGCAGCGCTGCACTTCGGCTGTCGAGATCCAGCGGCGTATCCGCGGCGCCTGCCGCCGGCCCGCGCACCGGCACATAGCCGTCGCTGACTTCGCGCAACCCGCTCAACGTCACCGCCAAAGGTCCTAGCCGCGTGGAGGCGGACCCCGCAGCCCGCAGTCCGCCGCGCTCGAACGCGGACACATCCAGCGCGCCGCCTTTCCCGCGCTCACGCAGGGTGATCGTACCCGTCAGCGCGCCCGCGCCATAGGGGCCCGAGCCTGCGCCCCGGATCACATCCAGACTCTCCAGCGATTCCGGCGTCGCCTGGGACCAGATGACCCAGCCCCCGAACGGATCGTTCAGCGGCACGCCGTCCAGCAGCACCAGCGTCCGTCCCGCCCCCGACGGCGCGATGGCCCTCAACGAAATCCCTTGCGTCGTCGGATTGGCCGCCGCGCTGCTGGTGCGTCGAAACAGCGACACCGCCGGCACGGACCGTAGCGCCTCATCCAGACGCGACGACCGGGACAGCACCGCCTCGTCGATCCGCACCACGGAAAACGCCGCGTCGGCCGCCGCCGGCGGCAGACGCGCGGCGGTGACGACGATCTCGGGCAAGGCGGTGGGCGTGACGGGGGGAGGAACGTCCTGGATCATGCGCCGTCCCTACGGCTTTGCCACCCGGGGGCAAAGCCTCACCGATAAAGAAGTATTGGGAAACGGCGGCGGAGCTTAGTCCGCATAGGCGCCCGGCATGAGTGATGTCCGCCGACACGGCGAGACCTGCGCCCAGAACTCGCCCCGCCCCCTCGATCTCGGAGGAAGCGTGACGCGCGAGCTGACGTCCCCCTCTTCCTCTGGCGCCGACGCTCATCCGGCTGGGCCGGCGGCTCTGCAGTATCAGTCGGACGTCGCGACCGTCGAGCCGCGAACGGCCAGTTGGAAGGGCAGCGTTGATGCTTGAGGCAGGTCGTCCTGCCCGGACTTGGCGCGGATCAGCAGGTCCGCCGCTGCGGACGCCATCGCTGCGATGGGTTGGACGACAGCGGTCAGCGGGGGGTTGCTGAAGCGCACGATCGGGGTGTCGTCGAAGCTGATGATGGCGAGATCGTGCGGGACGGCGAGGCCTCTGCGACCTGCGACGCGCAGGGCCGCCAGCGCCATCTGGTCGTTGGACGCAACGATGGCGGTCGGCGGATGGGCCAGGCGGCAGAAGGTCTCCATCGCCGCTTCACCCGATGCGAAGGTGAAGTCGCCGTGACCGACCAGATCGGCGTCGTCGGGCAGGCCACGCCCCGCCATCGCCGCACGATACCCCTGAAGCCGCGCGCCGCTCAGAACGTATTCGGGACTGCCGCTGATGAAACCGATCCGACGATGTCCCAGATCGAGAAGATGGTTCGTCGCCGTTTCGGCGGCGGCGTAGTCGTCCATCGCGATGCTGAAGCCTGCGCCCGTCGCCGTGGAGCCTATCCGCGCGAACGGCAGACCCAGATCCACCAGCAGCCCGGTGATCAGCGGATTGTCCGAGTGGGGCGGCGTCAGGATCACGCCGTCAGGGTGAAGCGCCGCAATCGCCGCCTTCACCTCGCGCTCGACATGGGCCGAATGGGTGTCGACCAGTTCGAAGATCATCCGATAGCCGGCCTCGGCGCATTTCAGCATACCGCCCAAGAGCATCTGATCGACCCAGTCGGTCCCCTCGCCCGACCGCCAGCCTTCTATGGTCCGATCACGGTCGTTCAGCGCCAGAAGCAGATAGGAGCGCGATCCGCCCATGCGCTGGGCCGCCAGACTGGGGACGTAGCCCAGCCTGGCCACGGCGGCGTTGACCCGTTCGCGCACCTCCGGCCGGACGTTGGGGCCATTGTTGATGACGCGCGACACCGTTTGCAACGACACGCCGGCCTCGGCCGCGACATGTTTGATCGTCACCTTGCGCGCAGCGGTTGACGCGGCCTGTTCCAGCTTCACCATAAAACCAAGGCTAGATGATCGTCCGGTCCGGCTCCAGCGTCTTAAGCGCTGACTTGCGGCGACGGGGCGGCGCAGTGTCGGTCGATGAACTGCTGATGCGTCGGCAGATCGGCGACAACCCGTCTCAGCAGTTCCGCCGCATGATCCAGCTGGCCCGGGACGTCATCGAAGGGAATACGGTTCGTCAGCGGATGGAAGGTGTGCGGTCGGACGCCCATCCCCTCCATCACCGACTGCCAGCTGACGGCCCGGAACAGTTCGTCGAGCCCCTCGGCCAGACGCCCGCCGCTTCGGAACAGCGCGATCTTGCGCTTCAGTTCGGGCGGAAGCTCCATCCTACGACAGGCGCGCCAGAAGGGCGTGTCGTCTCGTTCGGTCAGGCAATAGTGCAGGACGATGAAATCCCTGATCTCCTCGTAGTCGGCGATCATGCGTCGATTGTATTCGTCGGCCAGCACCGGATCGCAGTCGCGATCCGGCAGGAAGCGGAAGAAAAAGTCCAACCCGCGATAGATCAGATGGATGGCGGTCGATTCCAGCGGCTCGATGAAGCCTCCGGCCAGCCCCAGCGCCAGGACGTTCTTGTCCCAGAGGCGCTCTCGAACGCCGGTCTTGAAGGGCACCACCATCGGCTTCACGACGGGCGCGCCCTCGACCTGGGCCATCATGCTGGCCGTTGCCTCGTCATCGCTCAGATACTGGCTGCAGAAGACATAGCCGTTGCCGGTTCGGTGTTGCAGCGGGATACGCCAGCGCCAGCCGTAATCCTGCGCCTGGGCCAGGGTGTAGGGCGCAGGCGGGCCGACATTCTCGGTCTGGACGGCGATCGCCCGGTCGCACAGCAGCCAGTGGGACCAGTCGTGATAGCCGACCTTCAACGCCTTGCCGATCAGCAGACTGCGAAAGCCCGAGCAGTCGATGAAGAAGTCCGCCTCGACCGTCCGGCCGTCCTTGAGGACCAGGTGATCGACAAACCCATCATCGCGAACACGCACGTCCTCGACAATGCCCTCGACGCGGCTCACCCCGCGCGCTTCGGCGAAGGTGCGCAGGAAGCGCGCGACCCTTTTGGCGTCGACATGCAGGGCGTAGCTGGCGCCGCCGACGGGCGTGCGCGCCGCCTTGAACGGCAGGGTAAACCGTCCTTCGCGCGCCATCACCGCCGCCGGCGCGAAATCCTGGAGGCCGCCCGGATAGCCTTGCAATGCGGCCTTCAACCAGACCTGGTAAAAGTCAGCCAGATCGACCGGCGCGCCGATCGTGCCGAAAGGGTGAAAATAGCTCTGGCCCTTGGCCTTCCAGTCTCTGAATTCGATGCCCAGTTTGAAGCTGGCCTGCACCTCTCGCACGAAGACCTGTTCGTCCACGCCCAGTTTGGCCAGCAGTTGCAGGAAGGGCGGCACGGTGGACTCCCCCACCCCGATCGTGCCGATGTCGTCACTCTCCACCAGTTCGATCTGACCGAGCGCGCCCTTCAGATGTTCGGACAGCAGCGCGGCCGCCATCCATCCTGCGGTCCCGCCGCCGACGATACAAACCTTGCGTATCTTGCGGGACGGGTCAGCTTGCATTGGAAATCCCTTTCGGATCGCTCACGCCCCCGAAGCGGGCGAGGAAGGCGTCGTGACTGGTTGTGCGCTCGACCATATCGGCGACCGCATCGCGCATCCCCCACAGTCCCTGCCGCAGTTGCACGGGGTCGATCCCTTGAACGGCCGGGTCCACACGTTCCGGCATGAGCCCGAGCCCGTCATAGATGGCGAGCCA from Brevundimonas fontaquae includes these protein-coding regions:
- a CDS encoding DUF808 domain-containing protein; this translates as MPSGLIALLDDVAGIAKLAAASLDDVGAAAGKASTKAAGVVVDDAAVTPRYVMGLSPSRELPIISKIALGSFRNKLIFILPVALVLSAFAPWAITPILMCGGTYLCFEGAEKLLEAMGHGGHEDAAPVARDTAALEKTTVSGAVRTDLILSAEIMAIALADVAAQPILTQAAVLAVVGIAMTVVVYGAVGLIVKMDDIGLHLAQRPNGGVRALGRGLVKGMPMVMSALSAIGTAAMLWVGGGILLHGSHTLGLHWPAVPVEHLSHAVGELFGPLAGVMSWLTTAVASAVIGLIVGGVVVLVLHQVARLRSKESH
- a CDS encoding LL-diaminopimelate aminotransferase; this encodes MSEEFYRMKRLPPYVIAETNAMRAAARAAGEDVIDLGMGNPDLPPPQHVIDKLIEVARKPDAHGYSASRGIPGLRRAQANYYGRRFGVDVDPETEVIVTMGSKEGLASLATAITEPGDVILAPNPSYPIHTFGFIIAGAAIRSVPTTPDEKYFEALERAMAFTVPRPKILVMNYPSNPTAETVDLAFYERVVDFAKANDLWIISDLAYSELYYDGKPTVSILQVPGAKDVAIEFTSLSKTYSMAGWRMGFAVGNKTLIAAMTRVKSYLDYGAFTPIQAAACAALNGPQDIVEQNRKLYHRRRDVLVESFGRAGWDIPKPAASMFAWAPLPPALKHLGSLEFSKQLLTHAKVAVAAGVGYGENGEGFVRIAMVENEQRIRQAARNIKSYLKSQGVNVPPSRED
- a CDS encoding TonB-dependent receptor; the protein is MIQDVPPPVTPTALPEIVVTAARLPPAAADAAFSVVRIDEAVLSRSSRLDEALRSVPAVSLFRRTSSAAANPTTQGISLRAIAPSGAGRTLVLLDGVPLNDPFGGWVIWSQATPESLESLDVIRGAGSGPYGAGALTGTITLRERGKGGALDVSAFERGGLRAAGSASTRLGPLAVTLSGLREVSDGYVPVRGPAAGAADTPLDLDSRSAALRVDTALGQAKLSVRAATWEDDRGSGLAGTRANASGHSLSATAAQAPSADGYGWRLQTWRIDTNLANSSASVSADRSTTTPANNQFKTPATGWGLNAALRRRIADFAGGRLEWELGADARFNDGETNELFSNPTGAGFTRIRRAGGETAVAGAYVDASWTAAEWLVAGGVRVDRWENTGGFRQENMLATGAVLLNESDPDRSGEVVSARLAVRRDLGGGYAARAAAYSGFRPATLNELHRPFRVGNDITEANAALTPETLKGVETGLAFEREGVRWGASVFWNQIEDAIVNVTLGSGPATFPRAGFVPAGGVLRQRQNAGTIDAWGVELTGALDLSSAVSLNAAASWTDAEIDGGSSAAQLTGLRPAQAPEWSATAGLDWRATDRLTLALAARYESSRFDDDLNNRVLDAAVTLDARGEWAFTRNATLWMAADNLFDEDVEVSETGTGVAGYGPPRTLSIGLRLSY
- a CDS encoding LacI family DNA-binding transcriptional regulator, with product MTIKHVAAEAGVSLQTVSRVINNGPNVRPEVRERVNAAVARLGYVPSLAAQRMGGSRSYLLLALNDRDRTIEGWRSGEGTDWVDQMLLGGMLKCAEAGYRMIFELVDTHSAHVEREVKAAIAALHPDGVILTPPHSDNPLITGLLVDLGLPFARIGSTATGAGFSIAMDDYAAAETATNHLLDLGHRRIGFISGSPEYVLSGARLQGYRAAMAGRGLPDDADLVGHGDFTFASGEAAMETFCRLAHPPTAIVASNDQMALAALRVAGRRGLAVPHDLAIISFDDTPIVRFSNPPLTAVVQPIAAMASAAADLLIRAKSGQDDLPQASTLPFQLAVRGSTVATSD